A genomic segment from Treponema sp. Marseille-Q3903 encodes:
- a CDS encoding regulatory protein RecX, with product MKIKSIAETSYSGMYKVVEENGAVFFVRKEYIPDLDFARIEAGTEFDEEESGKILDAGLVSVIELKAVEYLGRSEQSRFGLTLKLLKKKYDKKYIETALDYLENNDYLSDQRFARAWLHLRSLKHYEGRTRLLSELISRGISKEISTFALDEFFSEHDEMEICKRAYETFLKQGKEGEKLISAMIRAGFSYKMIKLINK from the coding sequence ATGAAAATTAAATCGATTGCAGAAACTTCTTACAGCGGAATGTATAAAGTTGTAGAAGAAAACGGCGCGGTCTTTTTTGTCAGAAAAGAATATATTCCTGACCTGGATTTTGCCAGGATTGAAGCGGGTACGGAGTTCGACGAAGAAGAAAGCGGCAAAATATTAGATGCAGGTCTTGTATCAGTTATTGAATTAAAGGCGGTTGAATATTTAGGACGCTCAGAACAAAGCCGTTTTGGGCTTACTCTTAAATTGCTGAAAAAAAAATATGATAAAAAATATATAGAAACCGCTCTCGATTATCTTGAAAACAACGATTACCTGAGCGATCAGAGGTTTGCAAGGGCGTGGCTTCATCTAAGGAGTCTTAAACATTATGAAGGAAGAACAAGGCTTTTGTCGGAGCTGATATCGAGGGGAATCTCAAAAGAGATTTCAACTTTTGCGCTAGATGAGTTTTTTTCTGAACATGACGAAATGGAAATCTGCAAAAGGGCTTACGAAACCTTTTTGAAACAGGGAAAAGAGGGAGAAAAATTGATCTCGGCAATGATAAGGGCGGGCTTTTCTTATAAAATGATAAAGCTCATCAATAAATAA